A genomic window from Oceanobacillus timonensis includes:
- the ylbD gene encoding spore coat protein YlbD, protein MSQLHPSVEAFKSFVNRHPKLLEEIRKSGKGWQEFYEKWAILDEDDPFWNAYKVEESSGDAKPKSQENKKDKKTDHSDLIKQIVDYTQNLDTEKVQGQIEQLSNAIGVVQEIIGDMKKPSAKNTSQAPFSLRKD, encoded by the coding sequence ATGAGTCAATTGCATCCCAGTGTTGAAGCATTCAAATCCTTTGTCAATCGCCATCCTAAGTTATTGGAAGAAATCAGAAAAAGTGGCAAAGGGTGGCAGGAATTTTATGAAAAATGGGCGATTTTAGACGAAGATGATCCGTTTTGGAATGCATATAAAGTCGAAGAATCATCCGGAGATGCGAAACCAAAGAGCCAGGAAAACAAAAAAGATAAGAAAACAGACCATTCCGATCTTATCAAACAGATTGTGGACTATACACAAAATCTGGACACAGAAAAGGTACAAGGACAAATTGAACAATTAAGCAATGCAATCGGTGTTGTGCAGGAGATAATTGGTGATATGAAAAAGCCTTCCGCTAAGAATACATCTCAGGCTCCTTTTTCATTAAGAAAAGATTAG
- a CDS encoding COX15/CtaA family protein produces the protein MLKKLKILSVITTIGMLPLLLGGALVTKTGSADGCGDSWPLCEGELLPANLHFEMIVELSHRMVSGAVGILVLLLAILSWRAYRHHKEVIFLSFSALFFIMLQALVGAAAVVWGQSDFILATHFGISLICFAAVFLLMLLFFEIDKKLHTEDIHIKKPHRIEIYAITIYTMCVVYTGALVRHTNSILDCPDWPFCSNSEPFALASYSFNQWVQTGHRFAAGILFLWTLFLTIRMLKKYSHNHVMKWGWMITLALITLQVISGSLIVLTQLNLFIALAHALFITCYFGMLSYFIHLSFRSSRREK, from the coding sequence ATGTTGAAAAAACTAAAAATACTATCTGTGATAACGACCATTGGAATGCTTCCTCTTCTTTTAGGAGGAGCACTTGTTACAAAAACAGGTTCAGCAGATGGATGCGGGGACAGCTGGCCGCTGTGTGAAGGAGAACTTCTTCCTGCCAACCTTCATTTTGAAATGATTGTTGAACTAAGTCATCGAATGGTCAGCGGCGCAGTTGGTATATTGGTACTCTTACTTGCCATCCTGTCCTGGAGGGCGTACAGACATCACAAAGAAGTTATTTTCTTAAGCTTTTCCGCCCTATTCTTTATTATGCTGCAGGCACTGGTCGGTGCAGCAGCCGTAGTATGGGGACAATCCGATTTTATATTGGCTACACATTTCGGGATATCTTTAATTTGTTTTGCAGCCGTCTTTTTACTTATGCTATTATTCTTTGAAATTGATAAAAAATTACATACAGAAGATATCCATATTAAAAAGCCGCATCGAATTGAAATCTATGCGATAACGATTTACACGATGTGCGTCGTATACACCGGAGCGCTCGTACGTCATACGAATTCCATCCTGGACTGCCCGGATTGGCCATTTTGTTCCAATTCGGAGCCCTTTGCCCTTGCAAGCTATTCATTTAACCAATGGGTACAGACAGGACATCGTTTTGCCGCTGGAATCTTATTTTTATGGACACTCTTTTTGACAATACGTATGCTAAAGAAATACAGTCATAACCATGTTATGAAATGGGGCTGGATGATTACATTGGCGCTGATTACACTCCAGGTTATCTCTGGTTCACTGATCGTCCTTACACAGCTTAATTTATTCATTGCATTGGCTCATGCACTATTTATAACTTGTTATTTTGGGATGCTGAGTTACTTTATCCACCTCTCTTTCCGAAGCAGCAGAAGAGAGAAATAA
- a CDS encoding YlbE-like family protein, producing MDNDIIVYLKKNPELAEFVRYHPVWYRYLMRDPSRLTELKKEAKKFYGKTFPQKVNNFSNQLQMVRMFAEMAKSMKD from the coding sequence ATGGATAATGACATTATTGTTTATCTCAAAAAAAATCCGGAACTGGCCGAATTTGTCCGGTATCATCCCGTTTGGTACCGTTATTTAATGCGTGACCCAAGCCGGCTTACAGAACTGAAAAAAGAAGCAAAAAAATTTTATGGAAAAACATTTCCGCAAAAAGTAAATAACTTCTCAAATCAATTACAAATGGTAAGAATGTTTGCGGAAATGGCTAAATCGATGAAGGATTAA
- a CDS encoding cytochrome (ubi)quinol oxidase subunit III, whose translation MSHDHSIDPKDMPKDPSKATTEGKHKFMGLWIFLGGETVLFACLFGTYLALKDSAAGGPTTQELYGLGLVFLMTVLLLTSSLTSVYAIYHMKNNDFKKMQLWMGITALLGLAFLACEIYEFAHYIHDYEFTFRSSAFGSAFYALVGFHGGHVAFGLSWIITLMVRNAKRGLSLYNAPKFNTFALYWHFIDVVWVFIFTVVYLMGMVS comes from the coding sequence ATGAGTCATGATCATTCCATTGATCCAAAGGATATGCCAAAAGATCCTTCAAAGGCAACAACAGAAGGAAAACATAAATTTATGGGTTTATGGATATTCCTTGGTGGAGAGACGGTTCTTTTTGCCTGCCTGTTTGGTACGTACCTCGCATTGAAAGATTCTGCTGCGGGCGGACCAACAACACAGGAATTATACGGACTTGGTTTAGTATTTTTAATGACTGTTTTGCTTTTAACAAGTTCTTTAACTAGTGTGTATGCAATTTATCATATGAAGAATAATGACTTTAAAAAGATGCAACTATGGATGGGAATTACCGCGTTACTTGGTCTTGCTTTCCTTGCATGTGAGATTTATGAGTTTGCGCATTATATTCATGATTATGAGTTTACGTTTCGCTCTTCTGCATTCGGTTCAGCATTTTATGCTTTGGTTGGCTTCCACGGAGGGCACGTTGCATTCGGTTTATCCTGGATTATTACGTTAATGGTACGTAATGCGAAGAGAGGGTTGAGCCTGTATAATGCTCCAAAATTCAATACATTTGCGCTATATTGGCACTTTATCGATGTAGTGTGGGTATTCATCTTTACAGTTGTTTATTTGATGGGGATGGTGAGTTAA
- the ctaD gene encoding cytochrome c oxidase subunit I, with amino-acid sequence MTSAQKRGFGAVLWDWLTTVDHKKIGILYLAGGGLFFLLGGLEAVIIRIQLISPENNFISAGLYNEMITMHGTTMIFLAAMPILLGLMNFIMPLQIGARDVAFPFLNSLGFWLFFFGGVLLNLSWFTGAPDAGWTNYAPLSIQSPGHGIDFYIMGLQLSGAGTLMGGINFIVTIVLMRAPGMTYMRMPLFTWTTFVASILILFAFPALTVGLFLMMFDRMFGSAFFDAALGGNAVIWQHLFWIFGHPEVYILILPVFGVFSEVFPTFAKKRLFGYTAMVFATFLIAFLGFMVWAHHMFTVGLGPVANSIFAVATMAIAVPTGIKIFNWLFTLWGGSIKINTAMLWSLAFIPSFTIGGMTGVMLASAVADYQYHDTYFVIGHFHYVIVGGTVFGILAGLHYWWPKMFGKYLHEGLGQISFWTFFVGFHLTFFIQHFLGLMGMPRRYWVFLENQGLDTGNLISSIGAFFMSFGVIVFLINIIHTTIKGKKAPADAWGTGRTLEWTISSPPVHYNFKQLPLVRGLDSFWIEKTEGNKKMTPAEPTDEIHMPNGSILPFIMTIGFSIASYGFIYQTGNKYWLIAVYGGVAVALICMLIRSLKDDHGHHISKEELERVGD; translated from the coding sequence ATGACTAGTGCTCAAAAAAGAGGTTTCGGGGCTGTCTTATGGGATTGGCTGACGACTGTCGATCATAAAAAGATAGGTATTCTGTATCTTGCCGGAGGCGGGCTCTTTTTCCTGTTAGGCGGCCTTGAAGCTGTTATTATTCGTATTCAATTGATTTCACCAGAAAATAATTTTATCAGTGCTGGTCTATATAATGAAATGATTACCATGCACGGTACTACCATGATTTTTCTTGCGGCCATGCCAATATTATTAGGATTGATGAACTTTATTATGCCGCTGCAAATTGGAGCGCGTGACGTTGCGTTCCCGTTTCTGAACTCTTTAGGATTCTGGTTATTCTTTTTTGGAGGAGTTTTATTAAACCTTAGCTGGTTTACTGGCGCACCTGATGCCGGCTGGACCAATTATGCTCCTTTATCAATACAATCACCAGGTCATGGCATTGACTTTTACATTATGGGGCTGCAATTATCCGGGGCAGGAACATTAATGGGAGGTATTAACTTTATTGTTACGATTGTATTAATGCGTGCTCCCGGTATGACGTATATGAGAATGCCGTTATTTACATGGACCACGTTTGTAGCAAGTATCTTAATACTGTTTGCTTTCCCGGCATTAACGGTTGGATTATTCTTAATGATGTTTGACCGTATGTTTGGTTCAGCATTTTTTGATGCTGCATTAGGCGGGAATGCTGTTATTTGGCAGCATTTATTCTGGATATTTGGACATCCGGAAGTATATATTTTAATTTTACCGGTATTTGGTGTTTTTAGTGAGGTTTTTCCTACTTTCGCCAAAAAGCGTTTGTTTGGTTATACAGCGATGGTATTTGCAACTTTCTTGATTGCATTTCTAGGCTTTATGGTATGGGCTCACCATATGTTTACAGTAGGGCTGGGACCAGTTGCAAACTCTATCTTTGCAGTTGCTACAATGGCGATTGCTGTGCCAACAGGTATTAAAATATTTAACTGGCTGTTCACCCTTTGGGGAGGCAGTATCAAAATCAATACAGCTATGTTATGGTCATTAGCTTTTATTCCGTCATTTACTATTGGGGGAATGACTGGTGTTATGCTGGCTTCTGCTGTTGCCGACTATCAATATCATGACACGTACTTTGTTATCGGACACTTTCACTACGTAATTGTAGGGGGAACTGTTTTTGGTATATTAGCTGGTCTGCATTACTGGTGGCCAAAAATGTTTGGTAAGTATTTGCATGAAGGATTAGGTCAAATATCATTCTGGACATTCTTTGTCGGATTTCATTTAACATTCTTTATTCAGCATTTCTTAGGTTTAATGGGAATGCCGCGTCGTTACTGGGTATTTTTAGAAAACCAGGGGCTGGATACTGGTAACCTTATCAGTTCCATTGGTGCTTTCTTTATGTCATTTGGTGTAATTGTATTCTTGATTAATATTATTCACACAACAATCAAAGGCAAAAAAGCTCCTGCTGATGCTTGGGGAACTGGACGTACATTAGAATGGACAATTTCATCACCACCGGTTCACTATAACTTTAAACAATTACCGTTAGTTCGCGGACTGGATTCATTTTGGATTGAAAAAACGGAAGGAAATAAAAAAATGACTCCGGCAGAACCTACCGATGAAATTCATATGCCAAACGGGTCTATTCTTCCATTCATTATGACGATTGGTTTCTCGATTGCTTCCTATGGTTTTATTTATCAAACGGGTAATAAATACTGGTTAATAGCTGTGTACGGAGGAGTAGCGGTTGCGCTAATTTGTATGTTGATCCGTTCGTTAAAAGATGACCACGGGCATCATATCTCTAAAGAAGAACTAGAAAGGGTGGGTGATTAA
- the ctaG gene encoding cytochrome c oxidase assembly factor CtaG: MWLDIQIFGFRALWSPYFMLFIALIMLVYFLITGPYRHKFGNHDKVSVKQQVFFYTAMICLYFVKGSPIDLLSHITLTAHMIQMAIYLLIVPILIIKGIPAWLWRIAIDRPVIRPIVKIGTKPLISLLIFNGLFSVYHIPVFFEFAKSSPVIHSVIHGLLLVGAFLMIFPLLSPLKEFDHMQPLLKIGYIFANSVLITPACALIIFASEPLYATYTQGGSWMQAMSLCVPPDVLQGLAPGLTGPEMFTPLSTLTDQQLGGIIMKIIQEITYGGILATVIFSWVRKEKNTIDPLPPKTAESQ, from the coding sequence ATGTGGTTGGATATACAAATATTCGGTTTTCGGGCGTTGTGGAGTCCGTACTTTATGCTATTTATTGCTCTCATCATGTTGGTTTACTTTCTTATAACAGGGCCATATCGGCATAAATTTGGTAATCATGATAAAGTATCAGTGAAGCAGCAAGTATTTTTTTATACGGCAATGATATGTTTATATTTTGTAAAAGGTTCGCCAATTGATTTACTTTCACACATAACACTAACTGCTCACATGATTCAAATGGCAATTTATTTACTCATTGTACCAATATTGATTATCAAAGGGATTCCAGCCTGGTTATGGAGAATAGCAATTGATCGTCCTGTTATCAGACCAATTGTCAAAATAGGTACAAAGCCTTTAATCTCCCTATTAATATTTAATGGTTTATTTTCGGTTTATCATATACCTGTTTTCTTTGAGTTTGCAAAGTCTTCGCCGGTCATTCATTCGGTGATTCATGGTTTATTATTAGTTGGAGCTTTTCTAATGATTTTTCCATTGCTGTCTCCTTTAAAGGAATTTGACCATATGCAGCCTCTGTTAAAAATAGGATATATTTTTGCAAACAGTGTATTAATCACGCCGGCATGTGCGCTCATCATTTTTGCTTCTGAGCCTCTTTATGCAACGTATACACAAGGAGGATCCTGGATGCAGGCGATGAGCCTGTGTGTACCGCCAGATGTGTTACAAGGGCTTGCTCCCGGTTTAACAGGGCCGGAAATGTTTACGCCGCTCAGTACACTCACTGACCAGCAGCTTGGCGGTATTATCATGAAGATTATTCAGGAAATCACCTATGGAGGGATTTTGGCAACTGTTATCTTTTCTTGGGTTAGAAAAGAAAAGAATACCATCGATCCGCTGCCGCCAAAAACGGCAGAATCACAATGA
- a CDS encoding DUF420 domain-containing protein — MHVLPTISTFFIALSAILVAIGWILIVNNKRKEHKVVMISAAISALLFFIIYVSRTVFIGNTSFGGPENIQTYFTIFLVFHIILATVGAVFGIVTLVLAFKRNIKKHRKIGPVTSIIWFFSAITGVMVYIFLYVLYDPGETTSMIKAILGF, encoded by the coding sequence ATGCATGTATTACCAACAATCAGCACATTTTTTATAGCTTTGAGCGCTATACTCGTGGCAATAGGCTGGATTTTAATCGTAAATAATAAGAGAAAAGAACATAAAGTTGTGATGATATCAGCAGCTATCAGCGCACTGCTATTCTTTATTATTTATGTATCACGTACCGTCTTTATCGGAAATACAAGCTTTGGCGGACCTGAAAATATACAGACGTATTTTACTATTTTCTTGGTTTTCCATATTATCTTGGCTACTGTCGGAGCGGTGTTCGGGATTGTAACGCTTGTATTGGCATTTAAGAGAAATATTAAAAAACATCGTAAAATAGGTCCTGTAACAAGTATTATTTGGTTTTTCAGTGCGATTACGGGGGTTATGGTTTATATTTTTCTATACGTATTATACGATCCGGGCGAAACGACCAGCATGATAAAAGCCATTTTAGGTTTTTAA
- the coxB gene encoding cytochrome c oxidase subunit II, which yields MKGWMGKTKVLFVFTLLALFLAGCGIENLTALEPKGYGAEKSMDLILLTTLIMVGVFIVVMVIYVITLVRFRRKKGQENHIPEQVEGNHKLEVIWTVIPIILVLIIAVPTVLTTFNLADDSSADELTNVNVKGNQYWWHFEYPGEEIQTSQDLYIPTGERVYLHMLSSDVIHSFWVPSISGKMDVNAENVNTMYIEAYEEGVYWGKCAELCGPSHSLMDFKVIAVSPEEYDQWVEDMQNTDAEAEPETADAQEGQELFEANNCMNCHAIDSAASGIEAGPENNGPIGPNLSNFGDRSRVAGVLEHDNENLVDWIMDPESIKPGNKMTGQYPELSQEEAESIADYLMQLQPSEITPESAGE from the coding sequence ATGAAAGGTTGGATGGGAAAAACAAAAGTATTATTCGTATTCACACTGTTGGCATTATTTCTTGCAGGTTGTGGAATCGAAAACTTGACTGCACTTGAACCTAAAGGGTATGGAGCAGAAAAATCCATGGATCTTATTCTTCTGACCACATTAATCATGGTTGGCGTATTTATTGTGGTTATGGTGATTTATGTGATTACACTCGTTCGTTTTCGCAGGAAAAAAGGACAGGAAAACCATATTCCTGAACAAGTGGAAGGGAATCATAAGCTGGAAGTAATATGGACAGTAATTCCAATCATATTGGTATTAATTATTGCTGTACCGACTGTTTTAACTACATTTAATCTGGCAGATGACTCCAGTGCAGACGAACTCACGAATGTCAATGTAAAAGGGAACCAATACTGGTGGCATTTTGAGTATCCGGGCGAGGAAATTCAAACAAGTCAAGACCTTTACATTCCTACTGGTGAGCGCGTTTATTTACATATGCTCTCTTCTGATGTTATCCATTCATTTTGGGTTCCATCAATTTCCGGGAAAATGGATGTTAACGCAGAGAATGTAAATACGATGTACATTGAAGCCTATGAAGAAGGGGTCTACTGGGGTAAGTGTGCTGAGTTATGCGGACCTTCGCATTCATTAATGGATTTTAAAGTGATTGCTGTATCACCTGAAGAGTATGACCAATGGGTAGAAGACATGCAAAACACGGATGCCGAAGCGGAACCTGAAACTGCTGATGCACAGGAAGGTCAGGAATTGTTTGAAGCTAATAATTGCATGAACTGCCATGCGATTGATTCTGCCGCTTCTGGTATTGAAGCTGGACCGGAGAACAATGGGCCAATCGGGCCGAACTTATCAAACTTTGGAGACCGTTCCAGAGTTGCCGGTGTACTGGAGCACGATAATGAAAATCTTGTGGACTGGATAATGGATCCTGAATCTATTAAGCCGGGGAACAAAATGACCGGTCAATATCCAGAACTCAGTCAAGAAGAAGCGGAAAGTATTGCGGATTATTTAATGCAATTACAACCTTCAGAGATTACACCTGAAAGCGCAGGAGAATAA
- a CDS encoding CAP domain-containing protein: protein MKIFRNFMIIMIIALLVFIVINQMSSSPEEVVREAKPHFDEEEETIESKGTVAELPQMNLEGDLYQWIGKTSTELTEELGEPDRIDVSAYNYEWYVYNNSETQYGQFAVLDDEIISVYAIGEDLETAPIDSGEDYTEVADTFPFSNEVTYSKGDASFTFRLNEEDLQTRPLVKISDTMFIQFYFDTITETLSSMRITTGDALLSQRPYEIEYRGELPEQPAFSEEEWRDIQEGMEQQIFDISNIMRDQHDLPQLEWDDQVSLVAYDHSKDMYENDYFSHDSLDGDGLKERLEERQVAYVAAGENIAAQYPDAPAAMEGWLNSESHREALLSDEYSYLGVGVYRFYYTQNFLGKPF, encoded by the coding sequence ATGAAGATATTTCGTAATTTTATGATAATCATGATTATTGCACTCCTTGTATTTATTGTTATTAACCAGATGAGTTCATCACCGGAAGAAGTTGTAAGAGAAGCAAAGCCCCATTTCGATGAAGAGGAAGAAACGATTGAATCAAAGGGAACGGTAGCTGAACTTCCTCAGATGAATTTAGAAGGCGACTTATATCAATGGATCGGAAAGACGTCAACAGAACTTACTGAAGAGCTGGGAGAACCGGACAGAATTGATGTTAGTGCATATAATTATGAATGGTATGTATATAATAATTCAGAAACTCAATATGGTCAGTTTGCTGTTTTAGATGATGAGATTATATCTGTTTATGCCATTGGTGAAGATTTGGAGACTGCACCAATTGATTCCGGAGAAGATTACACGGAAGTAGCTGATACATTTCCTTTTTCAAATGAGGTAACCTATTCAAAGGGAGACGCTTCTTTTACTTTCCGGTTGAATGAGGAAGACCTTCAGACGAGGCCATTAGTCAAAATCAGTGACACAATGTTTATCCAATTCTATTTTGACACGATAACAGAGACATTATCTTCTATGAGAATTACTACTGGTGATGCGCTTTTATCGCAAAGACCCTATGAAATTGAATACCGTGGAGAGCTGCCTGAACAGCCTGCATTTAGTGAAGAAGAGTGGAGGGACATTCAGGAAGGGATGGAGCAGCAAATTTTTGATATCTCTAATATCATGCGTGACCAACATGATCTCCCTCAACTAGAATGGGATGATCAAGTAAGTCTGGTGGCATATGATCATAGTAAAGATATGTATGAAAATGATTATTTCTCCCATGATAGTTTGGATGGCGATGGTTTAAAAGAACGGTTGGAGGAAAGACAGGTTGCTTATGTCGCTGCTGGAGAAAATATCGCAGCACAGTATCCGGATGCCCCTGCTGCTATGGAGGGCTGGCTAAATAGTGAAAGCCACAGGGAAGCCTTATTAAGCGATGAATATAGTTACCTTGGTGTCGGCGTATATCGCTTTTATTATACACAAAACTTTTTGGGTAAGCCATTTTAA
- the cyoE gene encoding heme o synthase translates to MDKVDMTYSELIGNTTISTKEKITVFLSEVKALVKIGIVNSNLITAITGFFVAIALTNASFSDHWGTFLLMIIGSALVIAGGCIINNWYDADIDPKMSRTMKRPTVTGFFSLRTVLTMGMVISALGIAVLMFTTWYAALFAFIGWFGYVVLYTIWSKRRYTLNTAIGSLSGAMPPVIGWAAVDSSFHVVPLIMFMIMFIWQTPHFLALAMKKKEEYKAAGVPMLPVVRGMGITKRQIVVYIACLLPLPFLLLPALGLTFTVAATILNVAWLIIGFIGLFTEKDIKWANLVFIFSLNYLTILFPLMIIVTLPIFN, encoded by the coding sequence ATGGATAAAGTAGATATGACTTATTCGGAGTTAATTGGAAACACCACTATCTCAACCAAAGAAAAAATAACTGTTTTTCTGTCAGAAGTGAAGGCGCTTGTAAAAATCGGAATTGTCAATTCAAATTTGATTACGGCAATTACAGGTTTTTTTGTCGCTATCGCTTTAACAAACGCCTCTTTTAGTGATCATTGGGGGACATTTCTTTTGATGATAATTGGAAGTGCTTTAGTAATTGCCGGCGGTTGTATTATCAATAACTGGTATGATGCAGATATTGATCCCAAGATGTCCAGAACAATGAAAAGACCAACTGTAACAGGATTCTTTTCATTACGGACAGTACTGACAATGGGCATGGTAATAAGTGCTCTCGGGATTGCAGTATTAATGTTTACCACTTGGTATGCAGCACTATTTGCTTTTATAGGCTGGTTTGGTTATGTCGTACTGTATACGATATGGTCAAAAAGAAGATACACATTAAACACAGCTATTGGAAGTTTATCCGGCGCGATGCCCCCTGTTATCGGCTGGGCAGCAGTCGATTCTTCTTTTCACGTGGTTCCGCTTATCATGTTTATGATTATGTTTATATGGCAAACACCGCATTTTCTTGCATTAGCAATGAAAAAGAAAGAAGAGTATAAGGCAGCCGGTGTACCGATGCTGCCGGTTGTAAGAGGTATGGGTATAACGAAAAGACAAATTGTTGTCTATATTGCTTGCCTTCTACCATTGCCGTTTTTGTTACTTCCTGCTTTGGGATTAACCTTTACGGTAGCAGCAACTATTTTAAATGTCGCGTGGCTGATTATAGGTTTTATAGGATTATTTACGGAAAAAGATATAAAGTGGGCTAATTTAGTATTTATATTTTCATTGAATTATTTAACAATTCTTTTTCCGTTAATGATTATTGTTACACTGCCGATATTTAATTAA
- a CDS encoding YugN family protein, producing the protein MRFENTGIEDTIIDVQVLDHVTANLAFIRAGQWDYERVTYDYKIGSNEENITYYIRVQGYAIEGDVDKRNAVIQLKTPLLGKHYYPHGVEYGEEENFPESVIERAHTLLAKLSDELQYYKK; encoded by the coding sequence ATGAGATTTGAAAACACAGGGATAGAAGACACAATTATTGATGTACAGGTACTGGACCATGTAACAGCAAATCTTGCATTTATCCGGGCAGGTCAATGGGACTATGAACGTGTTACTTATGATTACAAAATTGGTTCCAACGAAGAAAACATTACATACTATATCCGGGTACAAGGATACGCTATCGAAGGGGACGTAGATAAACGCAATGCCGTTATTCAATTAAAGACACCTTTACTCGGTAAACATTATTACCCGCATGGTGTGGAATATGGGGAAGAAGAGAACTTTCCTGAAAGCGTTATAGAAAGAGCGCATACGTTACTTGCAAAACTTAGTGATGAGTTACAATATTATAAAAAATAA
- the ctaF gene encoding cytochrome c oxidase subunit IVB — translation MTDEMSTRKINSFQKQKNKQEMQKMVVSFALMIFFTLVAFALVMFEVPSTYVIPILLLLAFVQVGFQFFYFMHLKDKGHEVPSQIIYGGIFITVMIALTFTIITWW, via the coding sequence ATGACAGATGAAATGAGTACAAGAAAGATTAATTCGTTCCAGAAGCAAAAGAATAAACAAGAAATGCAAAAAATGGTTGTCAGTTTTGCGTTAATGATATTTTTTACATTAGTCGCATTTGCTCTTGTTATGTTTGAGGTACCATCCACTTATGTGATTCCAATATTGTTACTTCTTGCTTTTGTGCAGGTAGGCTTTCAGTTTTTCTACTTTATGCACTTGAAAGATAAAGGACATGAGGTACCTTCACAAATTATCTACGGCGGTATTTTCATTACAGTCATGATTGCATTGACGTTTACTATTATTACTTGGTGGTAA